The Epinephelus lanceolatus isolate andai-2023 chromosome 14, ASM4190304v1, whole genome shotgun sequence genome has a window encoding:
- the LOC117248700 gene encoding high-affinity choline transporter 1 gives MAIHAEGLVAIVIFYLLILFVGIWAAWKNKNSGVSESGDRSESIMVGGRDIGLFVGGFTMTATWVGGGYINGTAEYVYLPDFGLAWAQAPFGYALSLVVGGLFFAKPMRSRGYVTMLDPFQQLYGKRMGGLLFIPALMGEIFWSAAILSALGATLSVIVDININMSVVISALIAIFYTLVGGLYSVAYTDVVQLFCIFVGLWISVPFALSNPAVADISVTAKEVVYQSPWLGKIVPEDKWLWADNFCLLILGGIPWQVYFQRVLSASSATYAQVLSFLAAFGCLVMAVPSVLIGAIGASTDWNQTTYGYLPPKDKDQSDMILPIVLQYLCPPYVSFFGLGAVSAAVMSSADSSILSASSMFARNIYQLAFRQSASDNEIVWVMRFTIFIFGALATAMALLTGSVYGLWYLSSDLVYVIIFPQLLSVLFVKGTNTYGSVAAYVFGLLLRIGGGEPYLKLPPFIYYPGWVTQERIHHLTGDVEYFIQQRFPFKTVSMLASFLANVAFSYTTKYLFESGTLSHKYDFLDAVVSKHSKEIMDKATLVSNHDNIILSEMAPVKQALGASLAGTFINTEVLSDDGASSPEAFHDEN, from the exons ATGGCCATCCACGCCGAAGGTCTCGTGGCTATCGTGATCTTCTACCTCCTGATTCTGTTTGTGGGGATCTGGGCCGCCTGGAAGAACAAAAACTCCGGCGTCAGCGAAAGCGGAGACCGGAGCGAGAGCATCATGGTCGGGGGAAGGGACATCGGATTGTTCGTGGGTGGATTCACAATGACCG CTACTTGGGTGGGTGGGGGCTACATCAATGGGACAGCAGAGTATGTCTACCTGCCAGACTTCGGCCTGGCCTGGGCACAAGCACCCTTTGGTTATGCTCTCAGCCTGGTAGTAG GTGGCCTTTTCTTTGCCAAGCCCATGCGCTCTCGTGGATACGTCACAATGCTGGATCCCTTCCAGCAGCTGTATGGAAAAAGGATGGGCGGCCTGCTCTTCATCCCCGCGCTCATGGGGGAAATCTTCTGGTCTGCAGCCATTTTATCTGCCCTGG GTGCCACTCTGAGTGTGATCGTGGACATAAACATCAACATGTCGGTGGTGATCTCAGCCCTGATCGCTATCTTCTACACACTTGTTGGAGGACTCTACTCTGTTGCTTACACAGATGTGGTCCAGCTCTTCTGTATCTTTGTTGGCTTG TGGATCAGCGTGCCTTTCGCTCTGTCCAATCCTGCCGTTGCGGACATCAGTGTTACAGCCAAGGAAGTTGTCTACCAGTCACCCTGGCTGGGGAAGATTGTACCTGAGGACAAATGGCTCTGGGCAGACAACTTCTGTTTGCTG ATCTTGGGGGGGATTCCCTGGCAGGTCTATTTTCAACGGGTTCTTTCTGCCTCTTCAGCTACCTACGCCCAGGTCCTTTCCTTCCTTGCCGCCTTCGGCTGCTTGGTCATGGCCGTCCCCTCTGTCCTCATAGGAGCGATAGGGGCCTCCACtg ACTGGAATCAGACTACCTACGGGTACCTCCCTCCGAAGGATAAGGATCAATCAGACATGATTCTTCCCATTGTGCTTCAGTACCTCTGCCCGCCCTACGTGTCCTTCTTTGGTCTGGGGGCGGTGTCGGCTGCGGTCATGTCATCGGCAGACTCATCCATTCTCTCAGCCAGCTCCATGTTTGCCAGGAACATTTATCAGCTCGCCTTTCGGCAGTCG GCCTCAGATAATGAGATTGTTTGGGTGATGCGCTTCACCATCTTTATATTCGGAGCCCTTGCCACTGCTATGGCATTGTTAACAGGATCCGTGTACGGCCTGTGGTACCTGAGCTCCGACTTGGTCTACGTCATCATCTTTCCCCAACTTCTCAGTGTGTTATTCGTCAAGGGCACTAATACCTATGGCTCTGTGGCTGCCTATGTATTTGGTCTTTTGCTGCGCATTGGTGGAGGGGAGCCCTACCTCAAACTCCCACCCTTCATCTACTACCCCGGATGGGTGACCCAGGAGAGGATCCACCACCTCACTGGGGATGTGGAGTACTTTATCCAGCAGAGGTTCCCATTCAAGACAGTGTCCATGCTGGCATCCTTCTTGGCAAATGTAGCGTTTTCTTACACGACAAAGTACCTATTCGAAAGCGGTACGTTGTCACATAAGTATGACTTCCTGGATGCTGTGGTGTCCAAGCACAGCAAGGAGATTATGGACAAAGCCACACTGGTGAGCAACCATGATAACATCATTCTTTCAGAGATGGCGCCTGTCAAGCAGGCCCTGGGTGCGTCTCTTGCTGGAACATTCATCAACACAGAGGTCCTCAGTGATGATGGCGCATCCAGTCCAGAGGCTTTTCACGATGAAAACTAG